In Ochotona princeps isolate mOchPri1 chromosome 22, mOchPri1.hap1, whole genome shotgun sequence, the following are encoded in one genomic region:
- the SRSF6 gene encoding serine/arginine-rich splicing factor 6: MPRVYIGRLSYNVREKDIQRFFSGYGRLLEVDLKNGYGFVEFEDSRDADDAVYELNGKELCGERVIVEHARGPRRDRDGYSYGSRSGGGGYSSRRTSGRDKYGPPVRTEYRLIVENLSSRCSWQDLKDFMRQAGEVTYADAHKERTNEGVIEFRSYSDMKRALDKLDGTEINGRNIRLIEDKPRTSHRRSYSGSRSRSRSRRRSRSRSRRSSRSRSRSISKSRSRSRSRSKGRSRSRSKGRKSRSKSKSKPKSDRGSRSRSRSRSKDEYEKSRSRSRSRSRSPKENGKGDIKSKSRSRSQSRSNSPPPVAPSKARSVSPPPKRATSRSRSRSRSRSRSRSSSRD; encoded by the exons ATGCCGCGCGTCTACATAGGACGCCTCAGCTACAACGTCCGGGAAAAGGACATTCAGCGCTTTTTCAGCGGTTATGGCCGACTCCTCGAAGTAGACCTCAAAAATGG GTACGGCTTCGTGGAGTTCGAGGACTCCCGCGACGCCGACGACGCCGTTTACGAGTTGAACGGCAAGGAGCTCTGCGGCGAGCGCGTGATCGTGGAGCACGCTCGGGGCCCGCGCCGCGATCGCGACGGCTACAGCTACGGAAGCCGCA gtggtggtggtggataCAGCAGTCGGAGAACCTCTGGCAGAGACAAATATGGACCACCTGTTCGTACAGAGTACAGGCTAATTGTAGAAAATCTTTCTAGTCGGTGCAGTTGGCAAGATTTAAAG GATTTTATGCGGCAAGCAGGTGAAGTAACCTATGCGGATGCTCACAAGGAACGCACCAATGAGGGTGTGATTGAATTTCGCTCCTACTCAGACATGAAACGTGCTTTGGATAAACTGGATGGTACAGAAATAAATGGCAGAAATATTAGGCTTATTGAAGATAAGCCACGGACAAGCCATAGGCGGTCTTACTCTGGAAGCAGATCTAG GTCACGGTCCAGGAGAAGGTCTCGCAGTAGGAGTCGCAGGAGCAGCCGCAGTAGATCACGAAGCATCTCCAAGAGTCGCTCCCG GTCCAGGTCGCGGAGCAAAGGTCGGTCTCGGTCTCGATCCAAGGGCAGGAAATCTAGGTCAAAGAGCAAATCCAAACCCAAGTCTGACCGAGGCTCTCGCTCACGTTCTCGAAGCAGATCTAAGGATGAGTATGAGAAATCCCGAAGCAGGTCTCGCTCTCGATCTCGGTCccccaaagaaaatggaaaaggtgACATTAAGTCAAAATCCAGATCAAGGAGCCAGTCTCGTTCCAATTCACCCCCCCCTGTTGCACCCTCAAAGGCTCGTTCTGTGTCCCCCCCACCAAAAAGAGCTACTTCAAGGTCCCGTTCTAGATCTCGTTCGAGGTCAAGGTCCAGGTCCAGTTCCAGAGATTAA